In a genomic window of Plutella xylostella chromosome 16, ilPluXylo3.1, whole genome shotgun sequence:
- the LOC119694113 gene encoding uncharacterized protein LOC119694113, translating into MTGRERTTTTTTTTDPTATYLDGMLSLNKFDGEDDTYSSTKWAEDIEDNSEIFSWTPQQKLIIARRSLSGTAALWLKTEKVFKTFEELKTALQKEFPDSINTKEMHELMSARKKQPSETYHQYMLVMKEMGKRAKFPDYVSIQYIIEGIKDAEVNKTILYGSTTYPVLKEKLKLYEQMKEKAATAAASSRETTTSERTRRQPAAVQPSQRSPAIRCFNCGEMNHASRECPYKNRGMKCFKCNEFGHISSACGHSTWHQTQPNFRRRESQFPAQVGQVGSTGGERPERHLAASQDIRKRAMFTKEADMTLTDLTDEDQRLQFQDVNKQAWKSNDNKPTKKLKINDEWFEVLIDTGAEVNLMTEDAYKKIGSPELTCEKLLLCGLGLVNIQSRGKVLINVSMDGQYYSVTFHVMPNESMPYDVIIGQEFLKDVTLVMNEGSVFFCSKGEEWLGKIMCVSPVIDTIGCHEYEQELLDIVDQYNPKQIKDVPLHLKIVLKDDIPVTQRPRRLSLAEQKLVEQQVTEWLQDGIIQLLMRKRVSKDLKKY; encoded by the exons ATGACCGGCAGAGAAAGGACGACCACGACGACGACCACCACGGATCCGACGGCTACGTACCTCGACGGGATGTTGAGTCTGAATAAATTCGACGGCGAAGACGACACCTACTCGTCGACAAAATGGGCCGAGGACATCGAAGACAACTCTGAAATATTCAGTTGGACGCCGCAACAAAAACTTATTATAGCCAGAAGATCACTATCAGGTACCGCAGCACTGTGGCTAAAGACAGAGAAAGTTTTCAAGACGTTTGAGGAACTGAAGACGGCCCTCCAAAAGGAATTCCCCGACAGCATTAACACCAAAGAAATGCATGAGTTAATGTCAGCTCGTAAGAAGCAGCCCAGTGAGACCTATCACCAGTACATGCTCGTCATGAAAGAAATGGGTAAGAGAGCAAAGTTCCCTGATTAtgtatcaatacaatacataatagaAGGCATCAAGGACGCGGAggtgaataaaacaatctTGTACGGCTCTACGACGTATCCTGTCCTGAAAGAAAAACTTAAACTATACGAGCAGATGAAGGAAAAGGCGGCAACAGCGGCAGCATCTTCAAGAGAGACGACGACGAGCGAGCGGACAAGGAGGCAGCCTGCAGCAGTCCAGCCATCCCAGAGAAGTCCTGCTATAAGATGCTTCAACTGTGGAGAAATGAACCATGCATCGCGAGAGTGTCCATATAAGAATCGTGGCATGAAGTGCTTCAAGTGCAATGAGTTCGGCCATATTTCGTCGGCGTGCGGTCATTCAACATGGCATCAAACTCAACCGAACTTCCGGCGGCGGGAATCACAATTTCCAGCGCAAGTTGGTCAAGTTGGCAGCACTGGAGGCGAGAGACCCGAGCGACATCTGGCGGCGTCACAGGACATACGGAAACGCGCCATGTTTACGAAGGAAGCGGACATGACATTGACAGATTTGACAGATGAAGACCAAAGACTACAATTTCAAGACGTAAACAAACAAGCATGGAAGTCGAACGACAACAAACCGAcgaaaaagttgaaaataaACGATGAATGGTTCGAAGTATTAATCGACACGGGTGCAGAAGTAAATCTCATGACGGAAGACGCATACAAGAAGATAGGAAGCCCTGAATTAACCTGCGAAAAGTTATTGTTGTGTGGACTTGGACTTGTAAACATTCAAAGTCGTGGAAAAGTTTTAATCAATGTTTCTATGGATGGACAGTATTATAGTGTTACTTTTCATGTTATGCCGAATGAAAGTATGCCGTATGATGTGATAATTGGGCAAGAGTTTTTGAAAGATGTGACTTTGGTGATGAATGAGGGAAGTGTGTTTTTCTGTTCGAAAGGAGAAGAATGGTTGGGTAAAATAATGTGTGTTTCTCCTGTTATAGATACAATTGGCTGCCATGAGTATGAACAAGAGTTGTTGGACATAGTGGACCAGTATAACCCTAAACAAATCAAGGATGTGCCACTACATCTTAAAATTGTTTTGAAGGATGACATTCCAGTGACTCAACGACCAAGGAGATTGTCATTGGCCGAGCAGAAACTAGTGGAACAACAGGTAACAGAATGGTTACAAGACGGTATCATTCAG CTTCTGATGAGAAAGAGGGTATCGAAAGACTTAAAGAAGTACTAG